From Astatotilapia calliptera chromosome 19, fAstCal1.2, whole genome shotgun sequence, a single genomic window includes:
- the letm1 gene encoding mitochondrial proton/calcium exchanger protein isoform X4 gives MALILFTRSRAPLMKTSRSLKNEFRKGKGKLQEGSYFSCTAFTLSSQKPDGLRLGSLAQVSSFGPSLPVSDEFVGPCQSSDAQRLYCAFASGASSSMYPAVGVGPQWTIVRPRDISGVRWIHTTRRRWDDSKVEKSLRSLKDKKKLEEGGPVYSPTLDAEPVRRTLRQWVVDEIKHYYHGFRLLWIDTTIAGRMFWKVLNGHPLSRRERRQFLRTCADVFRLLPFLVFIIVPFMEFLLPVALKLFPNMLPSTFETQTKKEERLKKELRVKLEMAKFLQDTIEEIALRNKAAKGDVTEEFSTFFQKIRDSGERPSNEQIIKFSKLFEDELTLDNLTRPQLVALCRLLELQSIGTNNFLRFQLIMKLRAIRADDKLIAEEGVESLNVNEVQAACRVRGMRSLGVTEERLREQLGQWLELHLNQQIPTSLLLLSRAMYLPDTLSPADQLKTTLQTLPEMVTKEAQLMAAELELSKVDNKTKLETMLQEEAAIRQDNKDREMERLADAAEKAAREGEPELQAERMKRSEAEPASSKAEKAADSETLKDTAPIIEGLKAEEITKEEIDLLSDACSKLKEQKKLLTLEKEELEELKDDVQEYNEDLEEIKKELSKTGQEKAIEESKASQRLSKRVNRMIGRIDKIILELEKDKVILDGQMDSGSTPPVGENLVSIDELINIMRQIQNIPEHKLQSIAEALDDNKDGKIDIDDVIKVVELIDKEDIDISTSQVADIMVMLQKEEKLMGKEKAKEKAEKEQAATLKS, from the exons ATGGCGTTAATCCTGTTTACAAGATCTCGGGCACCTTTAATGAAAACGTCTCGATCCCTAAAGAATGAATTCAGGAAAGGCAAAG GGAAATTACAAGAGGGTTCCTATTTCAGCTGCACAGCCTTCACACTTTCCAGTCAAAA ACCTGATGGGCTCCGACTCGGCAGCTTGGCTCAGGTCTCTTCGTTCGGTCCTTCCTTGCCCGTGTCAGATGAATTTGTGGGTCCCTGTCAGAGCTCAGACGCACAGCGGCTCTACTGCGCTTTTGCGTCGGGCGCTTCCTCTTCAATGTACCCTGCGGTCGGAGTGGGGCCCCAATGGACGATAGTACGACCGCGAGATATCTCTGGTGTCAGGTGGATACATACCACGAGGAGGAGATGGGATGACTCCAAGGTGGAGAAGTCGCTGCGTTCGTTAAAGGATAAGAAGAAGCTGGAGGAAGGAGGGCCGGTGTACAGCCCGACACTGGACGCAGAGCCTGTCCGAAGGACGCTCCGACAGTGGGTTGTAGATGAAATCAAGCACTACTACCATGGCTTCAGGCTGCTTTGGATCGATACCACCATTGCTGGGCGGATGTTCTGGAAGGTGCTGAACGGACATCCTCTGTCTCGCCGTGAGAGGAGACAG TTTCTCAGAACATGTGCTGATGTCTTCAGACTTCTTCCTTTCCTGGTGTTTATCATCGTTCCCTTCATGGAGTTCCTGCTTCCTGTAGCTCTGAAACTCTTCCCCAACATGCTGCCGTCCACCTTTGAGACACAGACAAAGAAG GAGGAGAGGTTGAAAAAGGAGCTGAGGGTCAAACTGGAGATGGCCAAGTTCTTGCAGGACACCATTGAGGAGATCGCTCTGAGGAATAAGGCAGCAAAAGGCGACGTGACGGAGGAATTCTCCACCTTCTTCCAAAAG ATCCGGGACTCTGGGGAGCGTCCCAGTAATGAGCAGATCATAAAGTTCTCCAAACTGTTTGAGGACGAGCTGACGCTGGACAACCTGACTCGACCTCAGCTCGTGGCGCTCTGTCGTCTCCTGGAGCTCCAGTCAATTGGGACCAACAACTTCCTCCGCTTCCAGCTCATCATGAAGCTGAGGGCCATCCGCGCAGACGACAAG CTGATAGCAGAGGAGGGGGTGGAAAGCCTGAATGTGAACGAAGTGCAGGCAGCGTGTCGTGTCAGAGGGATGAGATCTCTGGGAGTCACAGAAGAACGACTAAGAGAACAACTCGGCCAG TGGTTGGAGCTGCATCTCAACCAGCAGATCCCCACCTCTCTGCTGCTTTTGTCTCGAGCCATGTACCTCCCAGATACCCTGTCTCCTGCAGACCAGCTGAAAACCACGCTGCAAACACTTCCTGAAATGGTG ACCAAAGAGGCCCAGTTAATGGCGGCGGAGTTGGAGCTCTCCAAAGTGGATAACAAGACCAAACTGGAGACCATGCTTCAGGAGGAGGCAGCCATACGGCAGGACAACAAGGACCGAGAGATGGAGAGGCTGGCTGATGCTGCAGAGAAGGCTGCCAGG GAGGGTGAACCAGAGCTTCAAGCAGAGAGGATGAAGCGCAGTGAGGCCGAGCCAGCTTCATCTAAAGCCGAAAAGGCAGCCGATTCAGAGACACTGAAGGACACCGCACCCATTATAGAGGGACTCAAG GCAGAGGAGATCACCAAGGAAGAGATTGACCTGCTGAGTGATGCCTGCTCAAAGCTGAAGGAGCAGAAGAAACTGCTGACTCTGGAGAAAGAGGAGCTGGAAGAGCTGAAGGATGATGTCCAGGAGTACAAtgag GATCTGGAGGAGATAAAAAAGGAGCTCTCCAAGACTGGTCAGGAGAAGGCCATAGAGGAGTCAAAGGCCAGCCAGCGGCTTTCTAAGAGGGTGAACCGTATGATCGGTCGCATTGACAAGATCATCCTGGAGCTGGAGAAGGACAAGGTCATcctggatggacagatggacagTGGATCCACCCCACCTGTTGG GGAGAACCTGGTCAGCATCGACGAGCTCATCAACATCATGCGACAGATCCAGAACATTCCCGAGCACAAGCTGCAGAGCATCGCCGAGGCTCTCGACGACAACAAGGACGGGAAGATTGACATCGACGACGTCATCAAA